The Bdellovibrio sp. ZAP7 DNA segment ACATCGGTCAATGGCGTATACTCCCACCTGAATAGTTCAACTTCTGGCACGACTGATACGTTCCGCGGGCTTTATGTCAGCACGAATATTTCTGGCACAAGCACGTTGACGAATGGTTATGGGGTTTACCTGGATTCAATGGGTGGCACGACAAATAGTTACGGTATTTATCAAAACGGCGCTAGTGATCGCAACTACTTTGCAGGACGTGTGGGTATTAATACCGCATCCCCAAGTGCCAACGCAAAACTTGAAGTTACAGGCACCATCGTCAGCACTCCGACCTCTGTGGCTGGAGCATCAGTGAATCTTGCAACATCAAATACAATAACTCTTACGGCTGTGGGAGGATCTGCAATTACGCTCTCGAACATGGTTCATGGTGGCAACTATACGTTGCTTGTAAGCGATACCACTTCCCGAACATATACTTTCACTGGTTGCAACACGAGCAAATTTAGACCGGCAAATGCCGCGACTACCGCCAGCACTGGCACGATGTACAATATTATTACGATTTATAACGGATCAACATACGATTGCTGGATTACGTGGGGAAGCGGATATCAATAATTATTGGCCTACTTCTTCAGTGAAATGCTCGATGAACTTACGCGCAGCCAAACTTAATTGACGACCTTTTTTAATCGCCAACCACAAGTTGAATTCATGAGGATGCTCGACCGGAACTTCGAAAAGATCCCCGTTCGCAATTTCCTTTTCAACCATGGAACGAGTCAAATATGCCAAGCCTTCGCCAGCCAGACAAAAACGCTTTTGCGCTTCTTGACTGTTGGTTTCCAAACCAATCTGAGGAGCTTCGCCAAACAGTTCCATGATCACACGCTTAGGACGTGTTTCCAGTAGCGCCCCGATCGAGCAGAGATAGCCGTAGTTTTCCAAAACTTTACGCAAAGTTTTCTCGTTATTCGAAGACTTACATTCTTTCCACAGTTGCGGTTTACAAACTAAAGACATGAATTCAGATGTCAGACGACGATACTCGATATTGGGAATCGCAACCTTTGCAAATAACAGAGCAAATTCATTTTCAGTGTGAATCAAAGAATCAATAATATCATCAGGAGGACCTGACATGATACTTGGAATGACTTTAGGGTACTTACGACGAAACGTGTGCAAGGGTTCAACCAAATAATCATTGATCACGTTGTCAGTAGCTGCGAAACGCAAAGGACCTTCGCACTTTTCCTGAACCTCACGACACAGGTTTTCAATCGCCTTTTCAGTACGAAAAAGTTCTTCGCACAGATGGAAGACTTGATGACCTTTGGCGGTTAGCTCCACGCCACTTTTAGAGCGATCGAATAAAACCACGCCTTCTTGCTCTTCGAGCAAAGAAACAGAACGGCTCAAAGCACTTTGACTGATGTTCAGTCGTGCTGCTGCTTCGGAAAACTTTCCAGATTTAGCCACTTCAAAGAAGGCGCGAAGATAATTCAGTTCCACCGAAGAACGTCCTTTTTAAATATCTCAAATGTAGATACTAAAATGGTATCATTCGAATTTGTGAATCCAAAGACTATTTCGCGTTTACTATAAGTTATCCAGCCATAACTAAAAGGCACAACGGTAGAACTGATGACCAAAAAAGTCATCATGGCAGAAAAGCCTTGTTTTTATGAAGATAACTTTCCACTGCACTATTGTATCCAGCTTCAGTGAAGGATGCATTGAAAATTCTGAGTGCTTCTTTGCCGTTGGGTGAATTTTTGAATGCCACTCCATACTGATAGACTTGCAAGGGCTTGGGGTTGAACTGCAACTTCTTTTTGATTCCCTTCAACTGTTCGTTCGTTTGCATAAGCCTGTTAAAAACAGCGCTATCAATAAATACTAAATCCAAACGGCCTTTGGCTAACTTTAAAAGAT contains these protein-coding regions:
- a CDS encoding LysR family transcriptional regulator, whose protein sequence is MELNYLRAFFEVAKSGKFSEAAARLNISQSALSRSVSLLEEQEGVVLFDRSKSGVELTAKGHQVFHLCEELFRTEKAIENLCREVQEKCEGPLRFAATDNVINDYLVEPLHTFRRKYPKVIPSIMSGPPDDIIDSLIHTENEFALLFAKVAIPNIEYRRLTSEFMSLVCKPQLWKECKSSNNEKTLRKVLENYGYLCSIGALLETRPKRVIMELFGEAPQIGLETNSQEAQKRFCLAGEGLAYLTRSMVEKEIANGDLFEVPVEHPHEFNLWLAIKKGRQLSLAARKFIEHFTEEVGQ